The Alkalihalobacillus sp. TS-13 genomic interval AAGATTTAGCAAATTCGATTGGATTAAAAGAATCAGATATTCGTGAAGATTTACCGATAGTATATGGAAGTACAGGTACTTGGACACTATTAATTCCAATAAAACATCTTGATGCTTTTAAAAAAATGAAACCTAAGAATAAGGTGTTCCCTACTATTTTGAAAGAAATACCCAAATCATCAATACATCCTTTTTGTTTGGAAACTTATGATTCCAATGCTGATATGCATGCCCGACACTTTTCATCACCTTATTCCGGCACAATTGAGGATGCAGTTACGGGAACGGCTTCAGGGGTTATGGGAGCCTTTTTTGCTAAATACATAAAAAACAACAATTTTGAAGAACCACTAAATCTTATAGTAGAGCAAGGTCATGAAATTCAAAAAGATGGTCGGGTTATGGTACAGCTTTTAAAAATTAGAGAGGTTTATGATGTTGAAATTACTGGAAATGCCGTGCATGTTAAGGATTTCGAAGTTTTTATAAAAAATGAATAACATGCTACAACTAAGTTGCTACGTTTTAAGAGAATTAAGTGATTTTAGGATTGAGACCATATTTGAGTTATTCCATTAAAGAGCGCAATTCTGTAGTAAAGAATTGCGCTCTATCTTTATTTAAAGGGCAATTTAAGCAGTTTGGTCATTGGCGAATCTAATTACAAAAAATGTAATCAATGTAAATGAAATTAGGAATGAAAGTGCAAATGGAAATGCTCCTGTACTCTTCCTTTGTCAATTGATCAATCGGTTACTTGTAAATGGATACTACAAGTACTGTGATAC includes:
- a CDS encoding PhzF family phenazine biosynthesis isomerase; this translates as MKSIKVHHYDAFSKEPNKGNPAGVVLNGDDLTDKEMQEIAFKVGFNETAFSVKSDVADLRIRFFTPGHEMNLCGHATMATVYALKTKGLLRDKTDFTIETKAGILPIKINSTTDSEIFITMKQVSPQFEEFKGSKEDLANSIGLKESDIREDLPIVYGSTGTWTLLIPIKHLDAFKKMKPKNKVFPTILKEIPKSSIHPFCLETYDSNADMHARHFSSPYSGTIEDAVTGTASGVMGAFFAKYIKNNNFEEPLNLIVEQGHEIQKDGRVMVQLLKIREVYDVEITGNAVHVKDFEVFIKNE